The stretch of DNA CGCTGAAGCGGTGGCAACTGTGTCTGAACGTCAACCTGACCGGTGTCTTCTTGGTGACGAAGGCCGTGATTCCGCACGTGAAGGCGCGCGGCGGCGGATCGCTGATCGCGATCACGACGACCGGCGTCGGCATGATCGAGCACGGCTCGAACGCGTATTGGGTGTCGAAGGCCGGCGCCGAGCGGCTGTATCTTGGCCTGGCCGCGGATCTCAAGGCCGACAACATCGCGGTGAATTGCCTCAGCCCGTCGCGGGTGGTGCTCACCGAGGGCTGGGCCGCCGGTGGCGGCGGCATGGAGATTCCTGCCGAGATGGTCGAGCCACCCGAGGCGATGGCGAATGCCGCGGTGCTCTTGGCGCAACAGGATGCAACCGGCGTCACCGGCACGATCCAGCGCTCCGAAGAACTCGTCACCTAGCACTCTTTGGGAAAGGGCCCGCGAATGAATCAGGTAGCCGTAATCACCGGCGGCGCAGGCGGAATGGGGCTGGCCACGGCCAAGGTCGTCGGCCAAACCCACACAGTCGTCCTTTGCGACGTCCGGCAGGACCGGCTTGATGATGCGACCGCCACGCTCAAGGACCGTGGAATTGCGCCCATAGTCGTCAACTGCGACGTCACCGACCGGCAGGCGGTCAACCGTTTGCTCGCGACCGCGGCTGATCTCGGAAAGATCGCCTCAGTCATCCACACCGCTGGGGTAAGCCCCAGCATGGGCGACGCCGAGTTTGTCATGAGGACCAACGCGATCGGCACGGTGAATG from Mycobacterium sp. JS623 encodes:
- a CDS encoding SDR family NAD(P)-dependent oxidoreductase, whose protein sequence is MTLAGKVAFVAGASRGIGATIAEALAREGAAVAVAARSEQEGKVPGTIHAVADRITSAGGRAIPVSCDVTNEESVEAAVAQTVSEFGGIDILIANAGVLWLGPIEATPLKRWQLCLNVNLTGVFLVTKAVIPHVKARGGGSLIAITTTGVGMIEHGSNAYWVSKAGAERLYLGLAADLKADNIAVNCLSPSRVVLTEGWAAGGGGMEIPAEMVEPPEAMANAAVLLAQQDATGVTGTIQRSEELVT